Proteins found in one Acidimicrobiales bacterium genomic segment:
- a CDS encoding cytochrome P450 produces MTTARIDRHPWAPDSDDGHADLASHDTWMDGVPYATLQRLRDEEPVSWVDEEDGSGFWAVTRYADVVDANRRWDDLTSFMGIRLEEMDAEETRARRTMMELDPPDHTRLRRLVNRGFTRKTVESYEDPIRELTGGILDCALALGEFDFVAEVARVLPMRMLGRLLGVPDEHAEQLVDWGDQLLSNSDPEYTDHVVDRVDTEEFRLIPFRSPAGLEVFRYAQEAAAERRGCPHDDVISRLLEPTTDGEPLSDLEFNNFFALLVAAGNDTTRYSLTEGLRALVDHPDQLRALRDDPSLMDTAVEEVLRWTTVTTHFRRTATSDQELGGRTIAEGDKVVLWWVSADYDDRKFDDPYRFDIGRDPNDHVAFGRNGPHLCLGAWLARMEIRITLQELLKRTTEIEITGTSDRLRSNLISGTKHLTIRTS; encoded by the coding sequence ATGACCACCGCCCGGATCGACCGCCACCCCTGGGCGCCCGACTCCGACGACGGCCACGCGGATCTGGCATCCCACGACACGTGGATGGACGGCGTTCCCTATGCAACGCTGCAGCGGCTCCGTGACGAGGAGCCGGTCTCGTGGGTGGACGAGGAGGACGGCTCGGGCTTCTGGGCAGTCACCCGCTACGCCGACGTGGTCGACGCCAACCGCCGGTGGGACGACCTCACCTCGTTCATGGGAATCCGACTGGAGGAGATGGACGCCGAGGAGACCCGGGCCCGGCGCACCATGATGGAGCTGGACCCACCTGACCACACCCGGCTGCGCCGCCTGGTGAACCGGGGCTTCACCCGCAAGACCGTCGAATCCTACGAGGACCCGATCCGTGAGTTGACCGGTGGGATCCTGGACTGCGCCCTGGCCCTCGGCGAGTTCGACTTCGTCGCCGAAGTGGCCCGGGTGCTGCCCATGCGGATGCTGGGCCGCCTGCTCGGAGTCCCGGACGAGCACGCCGAACAGCTGGTGGACTGGGGCGACCAGCTGCTCTCCAACTCGGACCCCGAGTACACCGACCACGTCGTCGACCGGGTCGACACCGAGGAGTTCCGGCTCATCCCGTTTCGCAGCCCGGCCGGCCTGGAGGTCTTCCGGTACGCCCAGGAGGCTGCCGCCGAGCGTCGGGGCTGCCCGCACGACGACGTCATCTCCCGGCTGCTGGAACCCACCACCGACGGCGAACCGCTCAGCGACCTGGAATTCAACAACTTCTTCGCCCTGCTGGTGGCGGCCGGCAACGACACGACCCGGTACTCGCTGACCGAGGGGCTCAGGGCGCTCGTCGACCACCCAGACCAGCTGCGGGCACTGCGCGACGACCCCTCGCTCATGGACACCGCGGTGGAGGAGGTTCTGCGGTGGACCACGGTGACCACCCACTTCCGGCGCACCGCCACCAGCGACCAGGAACTGGGCGGTCGCACGATCGCCGAGGGCGACAAGGTGGTGCTTTGGTGGGTGTCGGCCGACTACGACGACCGGAAGTTCGACGACCCGTACCGGTTCGACATCGGTCGCGACCCCAACGACCACGTGGCGTTCGGCCGAAACGGACCACACCTCTGCCTGGGGGCCTGGCTGGCCCGCATGGAGATCAGGATCACCCTGCAGGAGTTGCTGAAGCGCACCACCGAAATCGAGATCACCGGGACCTCGGACCGCCTGCGCTCAAACCTGATCAGCGGCACCAAGCACCTCACCATCCGCACCTCCTGA
- a CDS encoding acetoacetate decarboxylase family protein, producing MAEPRGFTFPRTPTGRSSLVPSPPWHYSGDMLTIEYRTDPAAVAELLPAPLSPAEDDPGAVAVIWADWQSCSDDLNEVLDPDRLQYKECFVVVRCRYRGEHYSRCVYIWVDKDYAMLRGHVQGYPKKLGDIWVTRPVTVGRAGPRLEPGGRFGATCSAYGRRLVEAEFTITGPSDHTGFVNALPMLHHRFLPAIEADGTDSLNELVTMRGYDAEVGPAFTGDVDLRVFDSPVEELDRLAPREMIAGYWRSVGVSWNGGTTLEDLSAEDGSTQDGP from the coding sequence ATGGCAGAACCCAGGGGATTCACCTTTCCCAGGACACCGACCGGCAGGTCGTCGCTCGTCCCATCGCCCCCCTGGCACTACTCGGGCGACATGCTCACCATCGAGTACCGCACTGACCCGGCAGCCGTAGCCGAACTCCTTCCCGCGCCGCTCAGCCCCGCCGAGGACGACCCCGGCGCCGTAGCGGTCATCTGGGCCGACTGGCAGTCCTGCTCCGACGACCTAAACGAGGTACTGGACCCCGACCGCCTCCAGTACAAGGAGTGCTTCGTCGTCGTGCGCTGCCGCTACCGGGGCGAGCACTACAGCCGTTGCGTCTACATCTGGGTCGACAAGGACTACGCCATGCTGCGCGGCCACGTGCAGGGCTACCCCAAGAAGTTGGGCGACATCTGGGTGACTCGACCTGTCACCGTAGGGAGGGCCGGACCCCGCCTCGAACCCGGCGGCCGGTTCGGCGCCACCTGCTCCGCCTACGGACGCCGGCTGGTGGAGGCCGAGTTCACCATCACCGGCCCCAGCGACCACACCGGCTTCGTGAACGCCCTGCCGATGCTCCACCACCGCTTCCTTCCGGCCATAGAGGCCGACGGCACCGACTCGTTGAACGAGTTGGTCACCATGCGGGGCTACGACGCCGAGGTCGGACCGGCTTTCACCGGCGACGTCGACCTGCGGGTCTTCGACTCCCCGGTCGAGGAGTTGGACCGGCTGGCACCACGGGAGATGATCGCCGGCTACTGGCGCAGCGTCGGCGTCTCGTGGAACGGCGGCACCACGCTGGAGGACCTGTCGGCCGAGGATGGATCGACGCAGGACGGACCATGA